In the genome of Variibacter gotjawalensis, one region contains:
- a CDS encoding MATE family efflux transporter, whose product MLRRIMPLAAPTFFVAVLQTIAQLAETWLAARQGTVALAGWAVVMPFGLLLMQMSGGAIGGGVVSAIARALGAGRKDEASALVAHGLLLALGGALLFMVVMLGFARPILTLVGGPEAAAASTAYAMCLFGFGALPAWFANTLASVLRGGGQHAFAAAALSSAWIMQPLVAWFLMERVGLGLPGAGIAYAVAMLGAGIVMAMLVLRGYAGFVPTLRLKLSGDLFRRILSVGLIASVMAALGNLATMLVTSQVAHYGTVAVAAYGVIARLEFLTVPLAFGVGSALTALVGNAVGAGDWPLARRTAGFGAVMAFLLTGLAGLVLTFYPERVAALFASDLQVAAVASRGLQIVGPAFAGLGVGVSLYFAAMGAGRMGWPFVAAISRIVLAVGGGYVLSHTLGYGLDGQFYGVALGLLGYGFFNAIAVRPGVWSARVR is encoded by the coding sequence TTGCTCCGTCGCATCATGCCGCTCGCGGCGCCCACCTTCTTTGTGGCCGTGCTGCAGACGATCGCGCAGCTGGCCGAGACCTGGTTGGCCGCGCGCCAAGGCACGGTCGCGCTGGCGGGCTGGGCGGTCGTCATGCCGTTTGGCCTGTTGCTCATGCAGATGTCCGGCGGGGCTATCGGTGGCGGCGTCGTCTCCGCGATCGCCCGGGCGTTGGGTGCGGGCCGGAAGGATGAAGCATCCGCGCTTGTCGCGCATGGGCTCTTGCTCGCCCTCGGCGGTGCGCTTCTCTTCATGGTCGTCATGCTTGGCTTTGCGCGGCCGATCCTGACGCTGGTCGGCGGTCCGGAGGCGGCCGCGGCCAGCACGGCTTACGCGATGTGCCTGTTCGGCTTCGGTGCGCTGCCGGCGTGGTTCGCCAACACGCTCGCGTCCGTCCTCCGCGGCGGCGGTCAGCATGCATTCGCGGCCGCTGCGCTGAGCAGCGCGTGGATCATGCAACCACTCGTCGCCTGGTTCTTGATGGAGCGCGTCGGTCTCGGCTTGCCCGGTGCGGGCATCGCCTATGCGGTCGCGATGCTCGGCGCCGGCATCGTCATGGCGATGCTGGTGCTGCGCGGCTATGCGGGCTTCGTTCCGACGCTACGCCTCAAGCTTTCCGGCGACCTCTTTCGCCGAATCCTCAGTGTCGGGCTAATTGCGTCGGTCATGGCGGCGCTCGGAAATCTTGCAACGATGCTCGTCACCTCGCAGGTCGCGCATTACGGCACGGTGGCGGTTGCGGCTTATGGCGTGATCGCGCGGCTCGAGTTTCTCACCGTACCGCTCGCTTTCGGCGTCGGCTCGGCTTTGACGGCGCTCGTAGGCAACGCCGTCGGTGCAGGCGATTGGCCGCTTGCACGGCGCACGGCCGGCTTCGGTGCCGTGATGGCATTTCTGCTCACCGGCCTCGCGGGTCTTGTGCTCACATTTTATCCGGAGCGCGTCGCGGCGTTGTTCGCCAGCGACCTCCAAGTCGCGGCGGTAGCGTCGCGCGGACTGCAGATCGTCGGCCCCGCCTTCGCGGGTTTGGGTGTCGGCGTGTCGCTTTACTTCGCCGCGATGGGCGCAGGTCGCATGGGCTGGCCATTCGTCGCCGCGATCTCTCGCATCGTGCTCGCGGTCGGCGGTGGTTACGTGCTGTCGCACACGCTCGGCTATGGGCTCGACGGACAGTTTTACGGAGTGGCGTTAGGCTTGCTCGGCTACGGCTTCTTCAACGCAATCGCGGTGCGCCCCGGTGTCTGGAGCGCCCGCGTGCGGTAG
- a CDS encoding MFS transporter, which yields MTPLAPPQSTREGWATHRLLALICAAHFVSHFYIVVLAPVLTLVRADYGVTYTQVGLAFFAFNLISALFQTHAGYLVDRSNAGAVLICGLVIGSIALASAASAGPFWLFVAMFALLGFGNTVYHPADYSLLAQRMPAARMSHAYALHTFAGMAGSAASPVLLLPIATQFGWRTAYFTAAAIGLSVAIVLAIFWRDFAGKAAPAPTSPKADVATPSGRALLFSPPVLVQLGVFTLLALMNAGVQNFSMPALESLRGVPLALSGSALTLYLVLSALGVLVGGYIASRTQRHDIAAVVCLAGFGLSALSLAFVDAGAAVLLFTFAIAGLVGGAIAPSRDMLVRAVTPDGSHGKVFAFVTNGFNIGGIASPLLFGFLLDHGHPQAVFVAAGLFALICVPLVLVGNRRS from the coding sequence ATGACGCCTTTGGCACCGCCGCAGTCCACTCGAGAAGGGTGGGCCACCCACCGCTTGCTCGCGCTGATCTGCGCCGCGCATTTCGTCAGCCATTTCTACATTGTGGTGTTGGCACCTGTACTGACGCTCGTGCGCGCCGACTACGGCGTCACCTACACGCAGGTCGGCCTCGCGTTCTTCGCCTTCAACCTGATCTCCGCGCTTTTTCAAACGCATGCGGGCTATCTGGTCGACCGCAGCAACGCCGGCGCGGTGCTGATTTGCGGGTTGGTGATCGGCTCGATTGCTCTCGCGAGCGCGGCTTCTGCCGGGCCGTTCTGGCTCTTCGTCGCAATGTTCGCACTGCTCGGTTTCGGCAACACCGTCTATCATCCGGCCGACTATTCGCTGCTTGCGCAACGTATGCCCGCTGCGCGGATGAGCCATGCGTATGCACTTCACACATTCGCGGGCATGGCGGGCTCCGCAGCTTCGCCCGTTCTGCTGTTGCCGATCGCCACGCAATTCGGCTGGCGCACGGCTTACTTTACGGCCGCCGCCATCGGGCTCTCGGTCGCGATCGTGCTCGCGATTTTCTGGCGTGATTTCGCCGGAAAAGCCGCCCCCGCTCCAACTTCGCCGAAAGCCGACGTCGCTACGCCGAGCGGGCGCGCGTTGCTGTTCTCGCCGCCCGTGCTGGTGCAACTCGGTGTCTTCACGCTGCTCGCGCTGATGAATGCCGGGGTGCAGAATTTCTCAATGCCGGCGCTCGAGTCGCTGCGCGGTGTTCCGCTGGCGCTGAGCGGCAGCGCGCTCACGCTTTATCTGGTGCTCAGCGCGCTCGGTGTTCTGGTCGGCGGATACATCGCGTCGCGCACGCAGCGCCACGATATCGCGGCCGTCGTTTGCCTCGCGGGTTTCGGCCTCTCTGCGTTGTCGCTCGCCTTTGTCGATGCCGGAGCGGCAGTCTTGCTCTTCACGTTCGCGATCGCGGGTCTCGTCGGCGGCGCCATCGCGCCATCACGCGATATGCTGGTGCGCGCCGTAACGCCGGACGGATCGCACGGCAAGGTCTTCGCCTTCGTCACCAACGGCTTCAACATCGGCGGCATCGCGTCGCCGCTGCTGTTCGGCTTCCTGCTCGATCACGGGCATCCGCAGGCTGTGTTCGTCGCCGCCGGATTGTTTGCGCTGATCTGCGTGCCGCTCGTGCTCGTCGGCAATAGAAGATCTTAA
- a CDS encoding M15 family metallopeptidase: MRYAGSNNFVGRTIDGYRAQRCLVVRQAAVALAAVQRDLAASGFGLKMLDCYRPARAVRDFQRWAEDPSDQRNKAAYYPSVDKRELFARGYVAARSGHSRGATVDLTLVRLDGADVDMGTRFDFLDAKSAPGSRAVSQDAQRHRAVLRSAMQRHGFQGISNEWWHFRLVPEPYPSTYFDFPVE, translated from the coding sequence TATGCCGGATCCAACAACTTCGTCGGTCGCACGATCGATGGCTACCGCGCGCAGCGCTGTCTCGTTGTCCGCCAAGCGGCGGTGGCTCTAGCCGCGGTCCAGCGCGATCTCGCGGCTTCCGGCTTCGGCCTCAAGATGCTCGATTGTTATCGGCCGGCGCGCGCTGTCCGCGATTTCCAGCGTTGGGCCGAAGACCCTTCCGATCAACGCAACAAGGCGGCGTATTACCCGAGCGTCGATAAACGGGAGCTGTTCGCCCGCGGCTACGTCGCGGCACGGTCCGGCCACTCGCGCGGCGCGACCGTCGACCTCACACTGGTGCGGCTCGATGGCGCCGACGTCGACATGGGCACGCGCTTCGATTTTCTCGATGCGAAATCCGCGCCGGGAAGCCGCGCCGTCAGCCAGGATGCGCAACGCCATCGCGCAGTGCTACGATCCGCCATGCAGCGGCACGGCTTCCAGGGCATCAGCAACGAATGGTGGCACTTCCGGCTCGTCCCGGAGCCGTATCCGTCGACCTACTTCGACTTTCCGGTCGAGTGA